agaaaaaatataaacatggaATAGTCAAGACATATATGAAAGAGGTCCAACCTCACACAAATGAGCACAGATTTAAAAATGAGACTGCTAATATCTATAGTTAGGAAAATAAGGGGAAATGAACATGCTCATATTCTTGGCTGGAATGTAAATTCCAATATTTTAGACGTCAGTTTAGTAACATTTACTAAAAATTTAATGTGTATGATCTTGGACCCAGCAAAACTACTTCAAGTTTATCTCAGAAAAATCACCTAAGTTCCCAAAGGTGTTTGTAATCACAagaaattggtaaaaaaaaaaaaaaaaaaaaaaggttacataGGATATGACGCCATCTTTTTGAAAGGTACCGATATAAAAAAGATGTACGTgacataaaatatactttattaagTACATTACAGAAGTGTTAACGGTATGaacccatttttgttttttaaaaatgtatatttgtaCAGAAAAAGCAAGGTTAGAAAGCTGTATACAGGAAGTGATTGAGTGGTTTGAGCTCGGGGCGGGTGGGGAGCTGACATAATTTTTTTATCATAACTGTACACCTCTTTATCGTTTGACTTCTAGGAGCGCGTCACTTCTTTAACAGCAAGAATAAAGTGCACCTTTAAAGAAGCTGTTCTCTTGAGGCTACACGGCGGCTTTTCCTCCAGGTAGGCTGGATTTGTGTTTCACTTTCACTTTCGTGATTGGAAACTCTTTATCCCCAATGCGGGAGGTTGAGGCATCACACAGCCACCGCTCGACAACCCTGGCCTGGGCCTGGCCCGGACTTGTCCAGCGCCCAGACGCCGGAACATAACAAAAAGGCGGGGAGTCCTGCCGGACACCGCCCCCTCGGCCCGGGGAGGTGCTGAGTTCCTGCCCCGCCTCCGCCCCCGCATCCTCCAATGGGTGTTCCTGGGGGGCGGGCTTTGCGCGGAGAAGGCAGGCGATTGGCTCTGGCGTCTCTCCGCCAGGCGGTGGGCGGGGCAGCGTGGTGACGCCTCGACACGGGGCGCGGGGGCAGAGAGCGCGCGTTCGCAGACGCGGCCGTATTAAACGGCTGCAGGCGCGGCAAGCTTGGATCTTCCTCGCGCTCAGGCTTTCGGCGGTTCTCTCCTGTTCTGTGAAGCCTAAGCCGGCTacaccttcctcctcttcttctcctgtAGCCGTGTCGTTGCGACTCCACCACCATGTTCGAGGCGCGCCTGGTTCAGGGCTCCATCCTGAAGAAGGTGCTGGAGGCCCTTAAGGACCTCATCAACGAGGCCTGCTGGGACATCAGCTCGAGCGGCGTGAACCTGCAGAGCATGGACTCGTCCCACGTCTCCTTGGTGCAGCTCACCCTGCGCTCGGAGGGCTTCGACACGTACCGCTGCGACCGCAACCTGGCCATGGGCGTGAACCTCACCAGGTGAGCCGCGGGGCGGCGGGGAGCCGGCCCTGGTCCCCGagtcccccgccccccccagctCTTGGCGGGAGCGCCTCCGAGCCGTGCTCTCATTGGCTGGCGTGGGGTGTCTACGCCTTCTCATTGGGCTCCCATGCCGGGGGGCGGGATCCAGCGGAGCGCGCGGTTCCGAAAGCCCGCGCTGGCGGCCGCGCGAACCGGCACTTTCCGCgccaaagtcacaaagctggtGGTGGCGGGAAAATGATGGGCTTCTCTGCGGTGCCGGGAAAAGACTGTTCCAGAGCTCTTTGGACATTGGGTGCCGGCTGCCTTGGATGAGAAATCTTGGTCTCGGTTGACTTTAACCGCTTTATAACATTCTCTAGGCCTGTCTCCTTACTTAGGGACAATAGGTTGTTTCTGGTCTCTTATCATTGCAAAGTTGCACTTGGCACCTGAGATCTTGGATTCGAGGAAGGTTTCTCCAGGGCAGTAGCTTTCAACTTTTGGTCACTATCTAGCACGTATAcatgtttcaatttttaaaagcttatgaGGAATATTTACCCATGCTACATGCGATGTACTTTAATAGCTGTATTACATCGTTTTTAATGGTCCTCGCGGGCCAGTAATTACTTCGTCCACTAAAAGGAGTTTGCAATTCAGGAAATGCTgctcttttatttatattcagaAATGAAACTGCTGGTGGTAGGGTGTGGGCTTTTTAGTTTAAACATAAATACTGCCAGATTGCACTCCAAAATGGCTGGACCGGTTTCCACATCCTCCTGCAGCACGTTTACCTAACTCTCCAATTCATCAGACCGCCTAATGGGTAAAAATGGTAACTGCTTGTTTTAATTGCTTCGAAATCTAACAATCTTGAGAAGATGGTGTCGATTTTAAACTCTGTCTTCTGTGTTTTAGTATGTCCAAAATACTAAAATGTGCTGGCAATGAAGACATCATTACCCTAAGGGCTGAAGATAACGCGGACACCTTGGCACTAGTATTTGAAGCTCCAAGTAAGTCATACTCTTCTACTGAGttatgctaaaaaaaattaaaatgtggtaTCAGTATTTCTCAAAGCTGTGAGCAATTTAAGATAATGTTTGTGATGCTTGTAAAATTTACATCAGTTGTAAACTTCCACTGTTCttcaacatttgttttcttttggtagaTCAAGAAAAGGTTTCAGACTATGAAATGAAGTTGATGGATTTAGATGTTGAACAACTTGGAATTCCAGTGAGTATCAAAATTTCTGAGTGTACTGTACACAGCCATGATAGTTACATACGATATGTTGATATGTTAACACGTTAGTATAATTTAAAGCCTACTTCCTAATAGAACTTCTTCTGTGTATCTGCTGATGCATGATCCAAAGTGGGGTTTTAGTATTTAGACTGACACACTTGTCATTTTATTAAACTACAGTACTCTAAGGTGGATCATTGGTTGAATTCATTGCTGCCAAGTATGCATGTTTGCAttaacctccatgctgttttcttttccttagaatGCTTGGTTTTTATTAAGAGTAGGTTTATCAACAtcaaaggagagaagaggtgTTGGAGTGTTTAAAATACCTAATATCAtattctcttgttttgttttgggaaGCAGGTAGGCCTGCTTGCACCATCGTTGTTGGTAGTTTGTATGccattctctaattttttttttttttttaagattggcacctgaactaaccactgttgccaattttctttttttttttttcctccttattctccccaaagccccccagcacatagttctacattctagctgtaggtccttctggttgtgctatgtgggatgctgcttcagcatggccttcAGCatggggtgccatgtccacgcctaggatccaaaccggtgaaaccctgggcctctgaaggggagcctgtgaacttaaccactcagctaccgggctggccctttctaatgtcctcttttttttccttttttttttttttttttttttgaggaagattagccctgagctaactgctgccaatcctcctcttttcactgaggtagactggccctaagctaacattcatgcccatcttcctctactttatatgtgggatgcctaccacagcatagtggtaccatgtccacacccgggatccgaacaagCAAACCCCGacccgccaaagtggaacgtgcacacttacctgctgcgccactgggccggcccctaatgtcCTCTTGATTTAACCCTGGAGGGTGATTACAGGGAGGCTCTACTTCCCTGGATAGTGCATTTACTGTTAAAGGTTTAacttctaatttgtttttctataacaTACTTGTTTTAtatctgtgtttatttatttatttatttttaaggaagattagccctgagctaacatctgctgccaatcctcctcttttcgctgaggaagactggccctgagctaacatacatgcccatcttcctctattttatatgtgggacgcctaccacagcatggcttgccaagtggtgccatgtctgcacctgggatccgaactgacaaaccctgggctgcccaagcggaacgtgcgcacttaactgctgcgccacagggccggcccctgcatttattttttgagtGGTTAGAGTGTGTTAAGAAATTATACGagtgatatttcaaaataatcagaaaatctTAAATTCTGAATTCTTGTTTAGATGCTGATTCTTCAGAAAATGAGGGTGCCAGATCTTTAATTTCCAGCAACTgacttcaaaattttgttttataggaACAAGAGTATAGCTGTGTAGTAAAGATGCCTTCTGGCGAATTTGCACGTATATGCCGAGATCTCAGTCATATTGGAGATGCTGTTGTAATTTCCTGTGCAAAAGACGGAGTGAAATTTTCTGCAAGTGGAGAACttggaaatggaaatattaagTTGTCACAAACAAGTAATGTTGATAAAGAGGAGGAAGCTGTAAGTAGtttttaagtaaacaaatacTTTGAAGAGAATTGTAACACTACTTAGCATTAGGTtatgtcttagtctgcttgggctgctataacaaaataccatggtgACTTATAAACAACGTACATTTTCTCACAGGCCTGGAGGCTTGGAAGCTGGCAGATTCCGTGTCTGATGAGGACCTGCTTCTTGGTCCATAGACAGCAGCCTTCTCACCTGGTGGAAGGGGCGAGGGAACTCTCTAGGgtctcctttataagggcactaatcccattcctgagggctccaccctcatgaccctaagcacctcccaaaggtcccacctccaaataccatcacattggggattcaGTTTTAACGTGGGGGGCacaacacaaacattcagtctagaCAAGGTGTAATTGCTAAAATTAAAGAAcactaaagaaaaatagacaactgCATTTCTTAGTAATTTGTGAGAACTGAAAGACATTATTGAAATCTGcgggtgttttgttttttgttttttaaagattttatttttcctttttctccccaaagcccccagcacatagttctgtatttttagttgtgggtccttctagttgtggcatgtgggatgccacctcagcatggcttgatgagcagtgccatgtcgcgtgcccaggatctgaaccagtgaaaccctgggccgccaaagcaaagcatgtcaacttaaccacttggccacgggggcGGACCCCCAGTGCTTTTTTAATAAATCACAGAATAATGGGTCTGTATGAAACCTGCACATACTCAAGGACAGGACTGCGAAGCTAGGTGTCTAACCTTTAGCTTTCTAGAGGTACTTAGTCTGCTTTTACCAAATAATTGAGCATAGGATGGCAACTCACCAGAGGGATCTAGTTAGGGGTAAAATCTAGCTGTTATGAGGTATGTAATCCTCATACTAATTTTCTTTGTGGTAAGCCCAAAAGGGGGCCTAGACAACCCTCATTTAACCgaaaaataaagaacatgctAATTCCTAAATATCCTTAAATTAAGGTTTTCCTGTAATCAGGTCTTTTTTTAGATCCGTGGAGTATTTATAAACTAATATTTGGTAATTGTACTAAAATAAAACTTATACTTGCTAGCCTGTGAGCGTCAGTTAACTCTAAATCAAGGACAATTAAAGGTCCTATCCTCACAGGATTATTAGGATTAAATATGGTAACATCCAAAGTGCTTAACACAGTGTCTGTCATATTGTAAATTCATagtaaatattagatattattttcttgttcCTTGCATGAATAGTCAACCCTCAGtttaaatgaaggtaaaattccatttaaatataaactttaaaaatatatatattaataacaaAAGCCTAGAGGCTAATTCTGACTTTTGTCTCCTAAGTTACATTCCACTCTCCtgctatcttcattttttttttttcttttgaggaagattagccctgagctagctgctgccaatcctcttctttttgctgaggaagactggccttgagctaactggCCTTGGCCTtgagatccgtgcccatcttcctctactttctatgtgggatgcctaccacagcatggcttgccaagcggtgccatgtctgcacccgggatccgaaccggcaaaccctgggcccccaaagcagaacgttgcacacttaaccgctgagctaccaggctggcccctcttcgatgtttttaaaatctcaaatattagttcttccataaatattttaatattatctgATGTATAAACATTAAACTTTACCATATCtaagaaaattattcaatattAAGGAATTTTTCAGTATTCCTATTTCCTTGGTTATTTCAGAAGTTTGTTTCAGAGTCTGGATTTTGCCTATTGCACCCTTATGTCAATTCTTATGTTCCTCTACATTTATTTCCTATAAACTGGTAGCTACAACTTAGAGGCCTGATGATCTGATATTCAGGGTGCTTTCTTTGGGAGTGGGTGAGCAAGAATACTTCTAGGTAGTAGTGTGTACCTCCAGTAGAAGGCATGAGGTGTTTGGATATCTTTTTGTGATTTTAGCAGCCGTTAATAATCATTGTCTAGATTCATTAAGTCATTAGAGTTTGCAGAGTTGTAATATATttaattccttcttcatttattagttggtttatttattagaaaatatttcaggaccggcccagtggttacgtttgcatgttccgcttcagcagcctggcttttgcgggtttggatcctggacgcagacatgcgcaacactcatcaagctatgctgtggtggtgtcccatataccaaaaatggaggaagattggcacagatgttagctcagggccaatcttcctcacacacacacacacacaggaaattaGTTTCATAGCATCTTCTAAAGTAACCAgtaaagggttttttttgtttttgtctttaaatatatatatattgtaaactAATGGGTTGCAACTTGCTTGACATTTTTCAATATGATGAGTCTTGTTTTCTCCCTTAGGTTACCATAGAGATGAATGAGCCAGTTCAGCTAACTTTTGCACTGAGGTACCTGAACTTCTTTACAAAAGCCACTCCACTGTCTCCTACAGTAACACTCAGTATGTCTGCAGATGTACCCCTTGGTAAGATAAATTGTTGAATCGTGTTTTGTAGGTAGTGTATGTGGTACTTCTCAGTAATTAACTATCTTCTTGTCTTCTTTCAGTTGTAGAGTATAAAATTGCTGATATGGGACATTTAAAGTACTATTTGGCTCCCAAGATCGAGGATGAGGACGCATCCTAGGCATTCTTAaaatccaagaaaacaaaaccaagctctTTGAGAACTGCTTCTGAAATGCCACCATGTACTTAACTATCTTCTGTCACCAAATTTGTATCTCTGAGTACATATGTAGATAATGTTTTCTGTAAATaacctattttttcttcattctctacAATCTGTTTAAAGAATAAAGTCCAAAGTCAAATCTGGTCTTGTTAACCTAGAAATACTTCTAACTTACCAAGAAATActccttatgatttttttttataacaaaagGGTTATGACTctaaatgcatttttaagaattgttttcaatttaaataaaaattatttgaattttaaacataACAGGACAGTGCCTTCATTTAGACTACGACTGTTACAAGGATCCTAGGGAATTCACAGCTGAAGCTACCCTATCatgtaatgtgtttattttttcagtgtaGAGCAGCCTGATATAAATACATCTAGATATAGCAATAAAAAGTATTCCAAGTACAGTATGTGACAACATATCTTTGGGGATTCATTTGCCAAACTTGTTTTGGTATTCTAACTTGAGCTCAAGAAATGAACAGGGGAGAGTAGGACAAATcctatatatttcattattttgtcatGTTCGTTAGCAAAAACTAACACTTTGTTCAGAAGCTTAATGTACTCAAAAGCTGTGGGTTTTTATAAGACTAGCATTAGTTATAGGGTGGTGTTTCTTTAGCCGGGGgaacattttataagaaacttgGAAGTTTTAATAGATCTGTATAGGATTCAAGGAGTATGTGTGCAAAAATAATTTCTCCAGTATAAGTAGCCTTGTTTGGGACTTACTCCCTTAAAGGATGAAGCAGCTTAATTTCCATGGATGTTGGATtcaaccaagaaagtgaaaaggcccAGCACTTGTGAAACAAAGACTGTTTAAAACAAGATCATAAACTGGCATGCTACATACTGAGAATTATGAGTCCTTTTTCCCAGTGTATTTTGTGTTGGGTAGATTAAATGATTTTGTTGTACCTGGACTGAGGAGTTCTACTTATTGGACTTCAGAACTCACTGCATCCAGTAGGTAACTATTCATTACCTTGTGTGTGCCTGGGCAGGGAAGGAGACTGGCTGCAAAGGGGCTTGATGGCACTTTTTGGGGGTGGTTCCAagactatgcatttgtcaaaacatcCAATTGtactttattatatgtaaattatgccttaataaatttgacattttaaaaagcttcatgTGCGGCAAAATATCCCTTGTGGACGAGCCTCTTACCTGGGCAAGGCCTGATGACAAGGAGCGGGAAACTGAAGCATGAGAACGTGGGGCTGCTAAAGAGTATGGGGGGTTATTGACTGGTAGAGACTGTGGCGCGCCCCCGTGGAAGGCTGACTGTCCTGCAGTGGGTCTGAGACTCGGGGGCTCCAAGGGGCTGAGCTTCCGCCTCCAGGGGACGCCACTGAGCTTCCTACACTCCCCGAGGGGTCAGGGAAAGAAAAGCTGGCTTGTCCTGGGCCTCACTGGCCCGGGCGGGCAGGCACCCAAGGGacggccccccaccccctgcctctgcgGAGATGGCCGGCAGCAAGCCCAGGCCGCGGCACCTCCCGAAACCACACGAAGCAGCACTCCGACGCCTCTCGCAGGCGGCCCGCAGCAGCGTAGGGTTGAAACGGGGAGATCTCCGATAGCGGGAGGAGAAGGCGTCGCTCCCAGTGACGCCACTTCCGGCGCGCCGCCTTCCGCTGCGCCATTTCCGACGCCGGGCGGGGCGAAGCGGCTGCCAGGTGAGGCGTGTCGCGAGGCGTCGGGCGCCGCGGCTGCCAACCGTTAGCTGGTTGTTGGCGCGCGGGCTGCCCGGCGCGGCGCTCCGGTAAGGCGTGCGTGCGGCGTGGCGGCGGCAGAGGCGCACCCCTCAGGCTCCGGCGTGGCCGAGGCTGCGCTGCCCGCCGAAAGCAAGCCCCGACTCCTTGATGTGGAGCGTCCGCCCGCCTGGGCACGGTGGCCTCTTTCCAGAAAccggttttgtttgttttccttctaaattCGCGTCGGTTCTTGTATCTCTTCCGAGCGAGGCCTGGAGAGAGTAGTGTGTGTGCGGGCGCGtggtgccaggcgctgtgctcagtgctttgCTGGTGCTTTTAAGCTTCTTGCAACCTTCAGGTGCTGAGGGAACTTGGGGGTTGCGGTGGAGCTGTGAAAAAGCCTTTTGGGAAGTTGGACTGGTACTTTGAAAACATCGGCTCTTAcgtttctcctttcccctcttttAGAATTCTTACTTTTTGCCACCAATAAgtattctcttctcccttccgCCCTCGCTTTTTTCTGTTTGATGCAGGTGTATGAATAGTTAAAGGCAGAGTAcgtaaacataaaaagaaaagactaataCAAGTTAGTGGTGATTAAATGCCGTCAAAACCCCCACGTATTGGTAGTTTGGACTTTTAAGTTTTATAGAATTAAATTTAGATTATCATATAAGTGGGATCGCGAAACAAAAACCTAGTGTTTGACGCGGTTTGATCTCTTTTAAAAAAGCGTGTGTTAGCATACTCTTATTTTTTCAATACTTGGTTTCTGGACCAATAGTATGTAATTGCAAAAAAGGAACATGAGCATTAGCACCACTTCCTTCATAATGCTAGTTATTTTAGGTTGACTCAAAGCCACTTAAAACAGCTCATTAATATTCAGAATTGAATATATATAAAGCGCTTGGAACAGTACCTGGCAGCTAACCAACACTAGATAATTACTAACAGCCATTATTATAATGATGGTTATTTGGAAAGTGTCATACTAGAGGCAGGCGAgtctttataatttgtttttttaatatctcctttATTGAAATActtaatcttctctttttaaagatatgttttcatttttaaaaatcaaatagctTCACGATTAAAACAGATTTACTTGTTTTACTCATAAAACTGTGATTTTATGAAGGAAAAGTGCACAAATTACaagtatttttcaatttaaatgtcatttttttttgtttttttttttaaaattttattttttcctttttctccccaaagaccccccagtacatagttgtatattctttgttgtgggtccttctagttgtagcatgtgggacgctgcctcagcgtggtttgatgagccgtgccatgtccgtgcccaggatttgaaccaacgaaacactgggctgcctgcagcggagcgcgcggacttaaccactcggccatggggccagccccataaatgtcattgttttttaatcttaCCTACTGGCTCTTAAACTGGTGACAAAATAACCGTAATTTCATTAGTGAAGTCGTCTTTGACTATTTTGAacaaaaatcatatatttattcagcgtttttggttttttttttttaatgcagctaTAGAAGTAATCtggaaaatgaaatcactacTTTCAGTGCTTGGagtggggcagagagaggcaaATCAGAAGGCACTGATACAGTGCTGATGGCCAGTAGCTTATCCAAATTTACATGGGGAAGCTTTACAGATCCTCTGCATTAAAAGGATGACATCCATTAGGGGGAAATAGGCAAAATGCTGATGTGAGTGTATTCCATTCcccaccctctctccttcctccctggcaAATGAGAGAATCATTTGAGTATATCCTGCTCTTACTTTTTCCTGAAGTAGGGACAGGCAGTACTATAGCA
The Equus przewalskii isolate Varuska chromosome 21, EquPr2, whole genome shotgun sequence DNA segment above includes these coding regions:
- the PCNA gene encoding proliferating cell nuclear antigen, which translates into the protein MFEARLVQGSILKKVLEALKDLINEACWDISSSGVNLQSMDSSHVSLVQLTLRSEGFDTYRCDRNLAMGVNLTSMSKILKCAGNEDIITLRAEDNADTLALVFEAPNQEKVSDYEMKLMDLDVEQLGIPEQEYSCVVKMPSGEFARICRDLSHIGDAVVISCAKDGVKFSASGELGNGNIKLSQTSNVDKEEEAVTIEMNEPVQLTFALRYLNFFTKATPLSPTVTLSMSADVPLVVEYKIADMGHLKYYLAPKIEDEDAS